A region from the Cryptosporangium arvum DSM 44712 genome encodes:
- a CDS encoding SseB family protein, with amino-acid sequence MTESAYGAAAWQPANETELLMHHALLRQHTQRYFQLAAGATLYLPATTEPARRLHTRERDGRTQLLAFTSAEGVARVIGRGADTVLRVGYPLLVRDWPDEAWWLALNPALPIEAVLPVTAVGSIASGELDVVPPTPPEMLVLPGGDLDDTPADELEEQLATAMATRNSALILDLLVLADVLLPTLRPVSEPAFDDPYFPWAAMPLIPELPVDGPALGVFTSEQRLSDATLGASVPTVRTSLLELAAAWPDAEYTMLVNPHTSLEVRLSGEQVALLAEWVEISALYYERVPS; translated from the coding sequence GCCGGCGAACGAGACCGAACTGCTGATGCACCACGCGCTGCTGCGACAGCACACCCAGCGGTACTTCCAGCTCGCGGCGGGCGCCACGCTCTACCTGCCCGCGACGACCGAACCCGCTCGACGGCTGCACACCCGGGAACGAGACGGGCGTACCCAGCTGCTCGCGTTCACGTCGGCCGAGGGCGTCGCGCGGGTGATCGGCCGGGGCGCCGACACCGTGCTGCGCGTCGGCTACCCGCTGCTGGTGCGGGACTGGCCGGACGAGGCGTGGTGGCTGGCCCTCAACCCGGCCCTGCCGATCGAGGCGGTGCTGCCGGTGACCGCCGTGGGGTCGATCGCGTCCGGCGAGCTCGACGTCGTTCCCCCCACCCCGCCCGAGATGCTCGTGCTGCCCGGCGGCGACCTGGACGACACCCCGGCCGACGAGTTAGAGGAGCAGCTGGCCACGGCGATGGCGACCCGGAACAGCGCGCTCATCCTCGACCTGCTGGTCCTCGCCGACGTGCTGCTGCCCACGCTGCGTCCGGTGTCCGAGCCCGCGTTCGACGACCCGTACTTCCCGTGGGCCGCGATGCCGCTGATCCCGGAACTGCCGGTCGACGGTCCCGCGCTCGGCGTGTTCACCTCGGAGCAGCGGCTGTCCGACGCGACGCTGGGGGCGTCGGTGCCGACCGTGCGCACGTCGCTGCTCGAGCTGGCCGCCGCGTGGCCCGACGCGGAGTACACGATGCTGGTCAACCCGCACACGTCGCTCGAGGTGCGGCTGTCCGGGGAGCAGGTGGCCCTGCTCGCCGAGTGGGTGGAGATCTCCGCGCTCTACTACGAGCGCGTTCCGAGCTGA
- a CDS encoding YbaB/EbfC family nucleoid-associated protein — translation MVEIPRGDETDWSAISSMAKDLQAAIGNAERVQREALALTGTAWSPDGLIKAVVGPRGHLLELDVDARVYRNPNSKALSAAIVATVRAATDDVISKSAAILERSLPADLRERAPGKWNAWKLGRMHDADVRETLKREEVDGLA, via the coding sequence GTGGTAGAGATCCCGCGCGGCGACGAGACGGACTGGTCCGCGATCTCGTCGATGGCCAAGGACCTGCAGGCCGCGATCGGTAACGCCGAACGTGTCCAACGGGAGGCGCTCGCGCTGACCGGCACCGCCTGGTCGCCGGACGGCCTGATCAAGGCCGTGGTGGGCCCCCGTGGCCACCTGCTCGAACTCGACGTCGACGCCCGGGTGTACCGAAACCCGAACTCCAAAGCGTTGTCGGCCGCGATCGTGGCGACGGTCCGCGCGGCCACCGACGACGTCATCTCCAAGAGCGCCGCGATCCTCGAGCGGAGCCTGCCCGCGGACCTGCGGGAGCGGGCGCCGGGCAAGTGGAACGCGTGGAAGCTGGGCCGGATGCACGACGCGGACGTGCGTGAAACGCTGAAGCGGGAGGAAGTCGATGGGTTGGCTTGA